From the Solanum stenotomum isolate F172 chromosome 4, ASM1918654v1, whole genome shotgun sequence genome, one window contains:
- the LOC125862577 gene encoding uncharacterized protein LOC125862577 — MGRKSSQRKNVVMLDNDDTDSVSSSSTSRSEMIVSGAEDVQVDKETLLDQCVDALYEKRGSTREKALASIIETFNSDIQHEFVEKKFATLLQQCLNSIKRGSSKEITLASHVLGLLALTAGPGDKAHEMLEESVSPITEALKSRSDASKISSLLECLAIITFVGGEEPEKTEKSMQLMWQVIHPKIGPNVATAKPSPPMITAMVSAWSFLLTTVGGLALNPKSWQGSISYFSTLLDKDDRAVRIAAGEALALIFEVGSLEKFSVEDKGSSDSSTDEANKSKDILRIQGLRAKVLNQVRSLSVEAGGKGSAKKDLNSQRNTFRDILEFLEEGYTPESSMKIGGDSLTTTTWCQLLQLNFLKHFLGGGFVKHMQENEFLHTVFGFTPKKKMLSGIEHRISGTEKRMYKSPNSVANKARTQFRNKQRMLSQDKNVGYYTAGNDI; from the exons ATGGGAAGAA AGAGTTCGCAGCGAAAGAATGTTGTAATGTTGGATAATGATGACACGGATAGCGTGAGTTCATCGTCAACTTCTCGATCAGAGATGATTGTTTCAGGTGCAGAGGATGTTCAAGTTGATAAGGAAACTTTGCTTGATCAATGTGTCGATGCACTCTATGAAAAAAG GGGATCAACAAGAGAGAAGGCCCTTGCGTCTATTATAGAAACCTTCAATAGCGACATACAACATGAGTTTGTTGAAAAGAA GTTTGCCACTTTGTTGCAACAATGCTTGAATTCCATTAAGAGGGGCTCTTCCAAGGAGATAACTTTAGCATCTCATGTTCTTG GACTTCTGGCTTTAACTGCAGGCCCGGGGGACAAAGCACATGAAATGTTGGAAGAATCAGTGTCTCCTATTACAGAGGCTCTTAAATCTCGTTCTGACGCATCTAAGATATCTTCG CTACTGGAGTGTTTGGCCATTATCACTTTTGTTGGAGGCGAAGAACCAGAGAAAACAGAGAAGTCAATGCAATTGATGTGGCAAGTCATTCATCCAAAAATTGGCCCTAAT GTGGCTACTGCTAAACCTTCACCACCAATGATAACAGCAATGGTATCTGCTTGGTCTTTCCTACTTACCACTGTTGGTGGATTGGCACTAAACCCGAAAAGCTGGCAAGG GTCAATTTCCTACTTTTCAACTCTGCTGGATAAGGATGATAGAGCTGTCCGCATTGCAGCTGGTGAAGCACTTGCTTTAATTTTTGAAGTCGGGAGTCTTGAAAAGTTCTCTGTTGAAGATAAAGGATCTAGTGACAGCTCCACTGACGAAGCAAACAAATCTAAGGATATTTTACGTATCCAGGGATTAAGGGCGAAGGTCCTGAATCAGGTGAGAAGTCTCTCCGTAGAGGCTGGAGGCAAAGGGTCCGCCAAGAAGGACCTAAACAGTCAAAGAAATACATTTCGAGATATCTTAGAATTTCTTGAG GAAGGGTATACTCCAGAGAGCTCAATGAAAATTGGCGGAGACTCGCTTACCACAACTACTTGGTGTCAACTGTTACAG TTAAATTTCCTAAAGCACTTTCTTGGAGGAGGTTTTGTAAAACACATGCAG GAAAATGAGTTCCTTCATACTGTCTTTGGTTTCACACCGAAGAAAAAAATGCTTTCTGGTATTGAGCATCGTATATCCGGAACTGAAAAG AGGATGTACAAATCACCAAACTCGGTCGCTAACAAGGCCAGGACTCAATTTCGAAACAAGCAAAGGATGTTATCCCAG GATAAGAATGTGGGTTACTACACTGCTGGAAATGACATCTAA